The proteins below come from a single Fastidiosipila sanguinis genomic window:
- a CDS encoding PTS transporter subunit IIC, with product MTENSSLEEGKFKKFLKKQGIELSWRRYLVDALGAMALGLFASLLIGTIMNTVGSLLPGDTEFAQFLIKAGEFASKASGAAMSIAIAYSLNAPPLVLYSMVAVGISANQLGGAGGPLAVFIIAIITTELGKLVSKTTPVDVIVTPTVTILSGVGLSYGIAPTVGYLASLVGAAIIQATNIAPFLMGIVVSVLMGIALTLPISSAAIAAAFGLTGLAGGAAYAGCCAQMVGFAVMSFKENRWSGLLSQGVGTSMLQMPNIVKNPKIWIPPILASAVTGPLATTLFKLEMNGAPISSGMGTSGLVGQIGLITGWLNPSEAALAHGATVVTPGVWEYSGMILIGFVLPAILTLLFAYPMRKKSWIKSEDLKLNLG from the coding sequence ATGACAGAAAATAGTAGTTTAGAAGAAGGAAAATTTAAAAAGTTTCTTAAGAAGCAAGGAATAGAGCTTTCTTGGAGACGTTATTTGGTTGATGCATTGGGGGCAATGGCTTTGGGGCTATTTGCCTCTTTGTTAATCGGTACAATAATGAACACGGTTGGAAGCTTATTACCAGGAGATACTGAGTTCGCACAATTCTTGATCAAAGCAGGTGAGTTTGCCAGCAAGGCCTCAGGAGCTGCGATGAGTATTGCAATAGCCTATAGCTTGAATGCTCCACCATTAGTGTTGTATTCAATGGTTGCAGTAGGTATATCAGCCAACCAATTAGGTGGCGCAGGTGGACCTTTAGCTGTCTTTATTATTGCAATTATCACTACTGAGTTAGGTAAATTAGTTTCCAAGACTACACCAGTAGATGTTATTGTTACCCCAACAGTTACTATACTATCAGGTGTGGGGCTGTCCTATGGAATTGCCCCAACAGTAGGTTATTTAGCAAGTTTAGTCGGAGCTGCAATTATCCAAGCAACTAACATAGCGCCATTCTTAATGGGAATTGTTGTTTCAGTTTTAATGGGTATTGCCCTTACGTTACCAATAAGTTCAGCAGCTATTGCAGCGGCTTTTGGATTAACAGGTTTGGCTGGTGGAGCAGCGTATGCAGGTTGTTGTGCTCAGATGGTAGGCTTCGCAGTAATGAGTTTCAAGGAGAATCGTTGGAGCGGATTATTATCACAAGGCGTAGGAACATCAATGTTGCAAATGCCTAATATAGTTAAGAATCCCAAAATCTGGATACCACCAATTTTAGCATCAGCAGTTACAGGACCCCTAGCTACAACTTTATTTAAATTAGAAATGAATGGTGCGCCAATTTCTTCAGGTATGGGTACATCTGGTTTGGTAGGTCAAATAGGACTAATTACAGGCTGGCTAAATCCATCTGAAGCAGCGCTAGCACATGGCGCAACTGTAGTTACTCCGGGAGTTTGGGAGTATAGTGGGATGATATTAATTGGTTTCGTTTTACCTGCTATTTTAACTTTATTATTTGCATATCCAATGCGCAAAAAATCTTGGATTAAATCAGAAGATTTGAAGTTGAATTTGGGATAG
- a CDS encoding DMT family transporter: MEKTNINLDTNEVMSESVQSKTKHKASLGYLKILLAGMIWGTGGYYVMQMNRLGGDPTITSFTNHIFALIPIAIVLLITRGKEAFKISKQGLIFAIIMGVFTKALFKLAYDTSVSQVGQSTGAVLLYTAPVFIAIMSVVFLKEKIRLTNYVALALNLVGVFLMVTGGNVHELNLQPLGVVLGITAAALHALNTILGRLAGKGDNPLTTSFYMLLSSSIFLLFFAKPWQAETIALLKNGNFLFWALVSSLLTGATANMLYLGGLSHDIDTSKAPIFSSVEVIIAVLMGVVLLNENINWVGIFGIILMVVSILLMNLKKNKTVE; this comes from the coding sequence ATGGAAAAAACGAATATAAATTTAGATACAAATGAAGTTATGAGTGAGTCAGTTCAGTCAAAAACAAAGCATAAGGCTAGCCTGGGTTATTTGAAGATTTTGCTAGCAGGTATGATCTGGGGTACAGGTGGCTACTATGTAATGCAGATGAATAGACTTGGTGGCGACCCAACAATTACCTCATTTACTAATCATATTTTTGCTCTGATCCCAATTGCTATAGTCTTGCTGATTACGAGAGGGAAAGAAGCCTTCAAGATTTCTAAGCAAGGTTTGATTTTTGCCATAATTATGGGTGTTTTTACCAAGGCATTATTTAAACTAGCTTACGACACTTCAGTAAGTCAGGTTGGACAGAGTACAGGTGCAGTATTACTTTATACAGCTCCGGTATTTATTGCGATTATGTCAGTAGTTTTCTTGAAAGAGAAAATTCGACTCACTAATTATGTAGCTTTAGCACTCAACCTAGTTGGTGTATTTCTAATGGTAACTGGTGGTAATGTACATGAGTTGAACTTACAACCTTTGGGAGTTGTTCTAGGAATTACAGCGGCAGCTTTGCACGCTTTGAATACTATTCTTGGAAGGTTAGCAGGTAAAGGCGATAACCCACTTACTACAAGTTTTTACATGCTATTGTCTAGTAGTATATTTTTACTATTCTTTGCTAAACCATGGCAAGCAGAAACAATAGCACTACTAAAAAATGGCAATTTCTTATTCTGGGCATTGGTTAGTTCATTATTGACAGGAGCAACAGCAAATATGCTTTATCTAGGTGGATTATCCCATGACATTGACACTTCCAAAGCTCCAATTTTCTCATCTGTTGAGGTTATTATTGCTGTCCTAATGGGAGTAGTTTTACTAAATGAAAACATAAATTGGGTGGGAATATTTGGTATCATCTTAATGGTAGTCTCTATTCTTCTAATGAACTTAAAGAAGAACAAGACTGTTGAATAA
- a CDS encoding GTP-binding protein, translating into MGKNNIALGIIAHVDAGKTTLSESILYHAGAIRNKGRVDHGDAHLDIDSLERQRGITIYSKQAFFQLGDKDFYLLDTPGHVDFTTEMERVLFVLDYCILIISAPESVSPKVKDLWQLLEYYQVPTFIFVNKMDQDGMSRDKIFAEIQTELGSKCVAFPDDVENFTDEQWEDIAVNDERLLENYLEGNTIGKEDIARLIKERKLFPVFFGSALKEAGIETFLTAMERYMEPREYTQEFGARVFKISRDEQNTRLTWMKITGGSLETKKTLDYPALATDSAEDQEET; encoded by the coding sequence ATGGGCAAAAATAACATAGCACTAGGTATAATTGCTCACGTTGATGCAGGCAAAACAACTTTGTCTGAATCTATCCTTTATCATGCTGGGGCAATTAGGAATAAAGGTCGTGTTGATCATGGTGATGCTCACTTAGATATAGATAGCCTGGAGAGACAACGAGGAATTACAATCTATTCTAAGCAAGCATTTTTTCAACTAGGGGATAAAGATTTTTATCTATTGGATACACCTGGGCACGTTGATTTCACCACGGAGATGGAGAGAGTGCTGTTCGTTCTGGACTACTGCATATTGATAATTAGTGCACCAGAATCTGTCAGTCCTAAGGTCAAAGATCTATGGCAGTTATTAGAATACTATCAAGTTCCAACTTTTATTTTCGTAAACAAAATGGACCAGGATGGCATGTCTAGAGACAAAATTTTTGCAGAAATACAAACTGAATTAGGCAGTAAATGCGTTGCTTTCCCGGATGATGTTGAAAATTTCACGGATGAACAGTGGGAAGATATTGCTGTAAATGATGAGAGACTTCTGGAGAATTACCTTGAGGGCAACACGATTGGAAAAGAAGATATTGCTAGACTGATCAAAGAGCGTAAACTTTTCCCCGTATTCTTCGGTTCTGCGCTTAAAGAGGCAGGTATAGAGACTTTTCTAACTGCTATGGAAAGATACATGGAGCCTAGAGAATATACGCAGGAATTCGGCGCACGAGTATTTAAGATTAGTCGAGATGAGCAAAATACCAGACTTACATGGATGAAAATTACTGGTGGTAGCCTTGAAACTAAGAAGACCCTTGATTACCCTGCTTTAGCCACAGATAGTGCAGAAGATCAGGAAGAGACTTAG
- a CDS encoding NYN domain-containing protein, with protein sequence MSEKVEQIRVYSGAKYEAIQTAEAGAVVAVTGLKESYIGLGIGKEQERLSATNSPVLKYKIILPDGEDAYRAFKLLRAFEDQDPSLNFQYEQRTQEITVNIMGQVQMETLQSRAQDEFNLAIEFSDPDLIYKETIAESVFGIGHFEPLRHYSEVIVKLEPLARGSGIVIENQCSRDTLKANWQSLILSTLKSKRHKGVLTGSDLTDVKITLMHGIAHEKHTSSGDFKQASIRAVRQALMQAESILLEPMYELNLTIPQNYLGKVMTEIDLLGGTLDAPEMEGDLATVKGSIPARNLGEFTRDLQAYTGDEARVSFKLGDYSEVKAAEEIITAHNYDPEADLNNPVDSVFCANGAGFIVPWDEVEEFFHSKDKLREIKLAELNNKSFSKTYPTATVIQNPLKGTSKEAGIDHAERQRRIVKEDNELKQIFERTYGAIDKPKKRPERRENKPAKTAARNFNDKEKAALANKLNEGRKSYLLVDGYNVLHALPELKKLSETDINAARDKLIDILINYQGFRSEKVILVFDAYKVRGGQESVEDYSGLSVVYTKEAETADKYIERATHEKVKQNAIVRVASSDALEQAIVFGAGALRMSAREFWLHVAAVEGEIREML encoded by the coding sequence ATTAGTGAGAAAGTTGAGCAAATCAGAGTCTACTCCGGCGCTAAATATGAGGCGATCCAAACTGCAGAAGCTGGCGCTGTCGTTGCAGTAACAGGGTTAAAAGAATCTTATATAGGACTAGGAATTGGCAAAGAGCAAGAGCGATTAAGTGCTACCAATAGTCCGGTTTTAAAATACAAGATAATTCTTCCTGATGGAGAAGATGCATATAGAGCTTTCAAATTGTTGAGAGCATTCGAGGATCAAGACCCTTCACTTAATTTCCAGTATGAACAAAGAACACAAGAGATAACTGTCAATATCATGGGGCAGGTGCAGATGGAGACACTGCAGAGTAGAGCTCAAGACGAGTTTAATCTAGCTATTGAGTTCTCTGATCCTGATCTAATTTACAAAGAAACAATTGCTGAATCTGTATTTGGTATTGGGCACTTCGAACCACTACGACATTACTCTGAAGTAATTGTGAAACTAGAACCTTTAGCGAGAGGTAGTGGGATCGTTATAGAGAACCAGTGTTCTAGAGATACACTCAAGGCTAATTGGCAGAGTTTAATCCTTTCAACTCTCAAGAGTAAACGACATAAGGGTGTATTGACTGGGAGTGACCTCACCGATGTGAAAATCACCCTCATGCACGGTATTGCTCACGAGAAACATACCTCAAGTGGAGACTTCAAACAGGCGAGCATACGTGCTGTGCGACAAGCGTTGATGCAGGCTGAATCGATTTTGCTAGAGCCAATGTATGAGTTGAACTTAACTATTCCTCAGAACTATTTGGGCAAGGTAATGACAGAAATTGACCTGCTAGGTGGGACTTTGGATGCACCTGAAATGGAGGGAGATTTAGCTACTGTTAAAGGTAGTATTCCGGCAAGAAATTTGGGAGAGTTTACCAGAGATCTGCAAGCATATACTGGAGATGAAGCTAGAGTTTCTTTCAAGTTAGGAGACTATTCTGAAGTAAAAGCTGCGGAGGAGATAATTACTGCTCATAATTATGATCCAGAAGCAGACTTGAACAACCCGGTAGATTCTGTATTTTGTGCAAATGGAGCAGGTTTTATTGTACCGTGGGATGAGGTGGAAGAGTTTTTCCATTCTAAAGATAAACTTAGAGAAATCAAGCTGGCTGAGTTAAATAACAAGAGTTTTTCGAAGACGTACCCAACAGCAACTGTTATTCAAAATCCGTTAAAAGGCACTTCCAAGGAAGCTGGTATAGATCACGCCGAGCGCCAAAGACGTATAGTCAAAGAGGACAATGAACTTAAACAGATCTTCGAGAGGACCTATGGAGCAATAGATAAGCCTAAGAAGAGACCTGAGCGAAGAGAAAATAAACCAGCAAAAACTGCTGCACGAAATTTCAACGATAAAGAAAAAGCTGCCTTAGCAAATAAACTTAATGAGGGACGAAAGTCTTATCTATTAGTTGATGGCTATAATGTTTTGCATGCTTTGCCAGAACTTAAGAAATTATCTGAAACAGATATTAACGCTGCACGAGACAAATTAATTGATATTCTTATAAACTACCAAGGATTTAGGTCAGAGAAGGTCATCCTAGTATTCGATGCTTACAAGGTCAGAGGCGGTCAAGAAAGTGTTGAAGATTATTCTGGCCTTTCCGTTGTCTATACCAAAGAAGCCGAAACAGCAGATAAATATATTGAACGAGCTACTCATGAGAAAGTTAAGCAAAATGCTATTGTTAGGGTTGCTAGTTCTGATGCATTAGAGCAAGCGATTGTGTTTGGTGCTGGGGCTCTACGTATGTCAGCAAGAGAGTTCTGGTTGCACGTTGCTGCTGTTGAAGGTGAGATTAGGGAGATGTTGTAG
- a CDS encoding DMT family transporter, producing MGKTLKNDAMKGYLLILLSGILWGTGGYWVIQLNAFGVGPAMTSLSAHLLSLIPIGLTILFKKGISGFKISKRGLIFAIILGIFGKGILKISYDAATIEVGQSTACVLLYTAPIFVTAISVCFLKAKVRWNTYIALALNLLGVILIVTGGNFREFNLSSWGIILGLIAAFTYALNIILGRAAGENADPLVASFYMMLTSTTFLFFVAKPWQMANPEVLLNGKFIFWAVINSVLTAAVPNMIYLQGLSYDIEVPKAGIISSVEVIVATFMGVFLLGENMNFVSVLGLLIMLSSIVLLNSKVEEVEIENFELKHEDVERVEVEVSKVDHTEVAKLDVDHTELEQAE from the coding sequence ATGGGTAAGACGTTAAAAAATGATGCGATGAAAGGTTATCTATTAATACTTTTATCCGGAATTCTTTGGGGAACTGGTGGTTATTGGGTTATCCAGCTAAACGCATTTGGTGTTGGACCTGCAATGACTTCTCTTTCGGCACACCTCTTGTCGTTAATTCCTATAGGATTAACTATTTTATTTAAGAAAGGTATCTCTGGTTTTAAAATATCCAAGCGTGGATTAATTTTTGCAATAATCTTAGGTATATTTGGCAAAGGTATTCTAAAAATATCTTATGATGCAGCCACTATCGAGGTTGGACAAAGCACAGCCTGTGTTCTACTTTATACTGCTCCAATTTTTGTAACAGCTATATCTGTATGTTTCTTGAAGGCTAAAGTTCGTTGGAATACCTATATAGCTTTGGCCTTGAATCTCCTAGGAGTAATTTTGATAGTAACTGGAGGCAATTTTAGAGAATTTAACTTGAGTAGCTGGGGAATTATTTTGGGGTTAATTGCAGCCTTTACTTATGCTTTGAATATTATCTTGGGAAGAGCTGCAGGAGAAAATGCAGATCCTCTCGTGGCATCCTTCTATATGATGTTGACTAGTACTACATTTTTATTCTTTGTGGCTAAGCCTTGGCAGATGGCCAATCCAGAAGTGCTTCTCAACGGAAAATTTATTTTCTGGGCAGTTATAAATTCAGTTTTGACAGCAGCTGTACCTAATATGATTTACCTGCAAGGACTGTCATATGATATAGAAGTTCCAAAGGCGGGAATTATTTCATCAGTTGAGGTAATAGTTGCAACATTTATGGGCGTGTTCTTGTTGGGTGAAAATATGAACTTTGTTAGTGTCTTGGGATTATTAATAATGCTCAGCTCTATTGTCTTGTTGAACTCAAAAGTTGAAGAAGTTGAGATTGAGAATTTTGAACTTAAACACGAAGATGTAGAGCGAGTTGAAGTTGAAGTATCAAAAGTCGATCATACTGAAGTCGCAAAGCTTGATGTCGATCATACTGAACTTGAACAAGCAGAATAA
- a CDS encoding type I restriction-modification system subunit M N-terminal domain-containing protein: MKTTTLTQALWNSADVLRGKMDANEYKNYTLGIIFYKFLSDQYLEVACDFLGEEVENLNEAQAIYEQSYANEEEREDLLRELKYKFYYTIEPNLTYIKLMQRIHSNEFLLEELDQAFRNIEQSNIEFENLFADVDLMSRRLGATPQKRNETISAVMRELEGLNLAEEKDNLGDAYEYLIGNFASEYGKKAGEFYTPQPVSNLMAQIAVIDKENKHGLSVYEITLQGMIQSLAAVA, encoded by the coding sequence ATGAAAACGACTACTTTAACGCAAGCTTTATGGAACTCGGCAGACGTCCTACGTGGTAAAATGGACGCGAACGAATACAAGAACTATACACTTGGTATTATTTTCTATAAATTTTTGTCCGATCAATATTTAGAGGTAGCATGTGATTTCTTGGGAGAAGAAGTTGAAAATTTAAATGAAGCACAAGCTATATATGAGCAAAGTTATGCTAATGAAGAAGAACGTGAAGATTTACTGAGAGAATTGAAATATAAATTTTATTATACAATTGAGCCAAATCTTACCTACATAAAACTTATGCAACGTATTCATAGTAATGAGTTCTTACTAGAAGAGTTAGATCAAGCATTTAGAAATATTGAGCAGTCTAATATTGAGTTTGAAAACTTATTTGCAGATGTAGACTTAATGTCTAGACGCTTAGGCGCAACTCCACAAAAGCGCAATGAAACAATTTCAGCTGTAATGAGAGAGCTAGAAGGCTTAAACTTAGCTGAGGAGAAAGATAACCTCGGTGATGCCTATGAATATTTAATAGGTAATTTTGCTTCTGAATATGGTAAAAAAGCAGGTGAATTCTATACTCCACAACCAGTTTCAAATTTAATGGCTCAAATAGCAGTAATAGACAAAGAAAATAAACATGGTTTAAGTGTTTATGAGATAACTTTACAGGGAATGATACAGAGTTTGGCGGCTGTTGCTTAA
- a CDS encoding glycoside hydrolase family 31 protein, producing the protein MFKLNQDKFNPAAKAASVIQGDKYRITVLSKNLLRFEYQEDGEFQDEVTTMVINRDFPEVEFKSYRKDGLLYVDTGDLLLSYDEEEPTAYGLQIRVLSSAVNWNYGKKEDSNLGGTARTLDTIDGAVDVGRGVISRSGYVVIDDANSAIIDGDGWFQAADNDRVDLYFFGHGRDYQGAINDFYRLSGPTPLLPRFVFGNWWSRYHRYDEEEYMDLMQKFADKDIPLSVAVIDMDWHITEVEPQYLTGWTGYTWNQDLFPDPERFLAKLHDLGLKTTLNVHPAEGIRPFEVQYENMCKRLGKNPADDEIIEFDFTDQDFVEAYFEEINHRYEEIGVDFWWIDWQQGTVSRMEGLDPLWALNHFYYLDSCKSEFIDNEAGERGLTFSRYAGLGSHRYPVGFSGDTVISWESLDFQPFFTSTASNVGYTWWSHDVGGHFLGVKNDELTSRWVQYSVFSPIFRLHSSDNPFMSKEPWNYSEPFETIISESMRLRQRLIPYLYTMNYRTALENKALVMPMYYVHPERKEAYHVPNEYYFGSELIACPITSPIDPETQVAKFSVWLPEGEYFDIFNHRHYEGDKNINVYRNIYDVPVFAKAGAILPLDNAEKLENGTANPESLLLKVFTGADGEFNLIEDNYELINPSENDYACTEIKYTYNDGVNSVLSVDLSGDFAAIPANRDITVELVGVRDTDVYLNGELFTNTEYKEDRQSLLINLGQIGNEAFELVFTDSKIAECSDEIILEEVFNILNRMQIDYEMKRRILNEYKRNGNSNKTLSNLYASNADKKVIDVLAELFYAGV; encoded by the coding sequence ATGTTTAAACTAAATCAAGATAAATTTAATCCAGCGGCAAAGGCTGCTTCAGTAATTCAAGGCGACAAGTATAGAATAACTGTTTTGAGCAAAAACTTGCTTCGCTTCGAGTATCAAGAAGATGGAGAATTCCAAGATGAAGTTACCACAATGGTAATCAACAGAGATTTCCCAGAAGTAGAGTTTAAATCTTACAGAAAAGACGGACTTCTATATGTCGATACTGGCGATTTGTTGCTCAGCTATGATGAAGAAGAACCTACAGCATATGGCTTACAAATAAGAGTTCTAAGTAGTGCAGTTAATTGGAACTATGGTAAAAAAGAAGACAGTAATCTTGGTGGTACAGCAAGGACTCTTGATACAATAGATGGTGCTGTAGATGTTGGTCGTGGTGTGATCTCAAGATCTGGTTATGTAGTCATTGATGATGCTAATTCTGCAATAATTGATGGAGACGGTTGGTTCCAAGCTGCAGATAACGATAGAGTAGATCTTTATTTCTTCGGACATGGTAGAGATTACCAAGGCGCAATTAATGATTTCTATAGACTGTCAGGGCCAACACCGTTATTGCCAAGGTTTGTTTTTGGTAACTGGTGGAGCCGCTACCATAGATATGATGAAGAAGAGTATATGGACTTGATGCAGAAATTCGCTGACAAAGACATTCCTCTATCCGTTGCTGTTATTGATATGGACTGGCATATTACAGAAGTTGAACCTCAATATTTGACCGGTTGGACAGGCTATACTTGGAATCAAGACTTGTTCCCAGATCCAGAAAGATTCCTGGCTAAGCTCCATGATTTAGGACTCAAGACAACTTTGAACGTGCACCCGGCGGAGGGTATTAGACCTTTTGAAGTTCAGTACGAAAACATGTGCAAACGTCTTGGCAAAAATCCAGCAGATGATGAAATAATCGAGTTTGATTTCACAGATCAAGATTTTGTCGAAGCCTATTTTGAAGAGATAAATCACCGTTATGAAGAAATTGGAGTAGACTTCTGGTGGATTGATTGGCAACAAGGTACAGTTTCTAGAATGGAAGGATTGGATCCACTTTGGGCGTTGAATCACTTCTATTACTTAGATAGTTGTAAATCTGAATTTATCGATAATGAAGCTGGAGAAAGAGGATTAACATTCTCACGTTATGCAGGCTTAGGAAGCCATAGATATCCTGTTGGATTCTCAGGCGATACTGTCATCAGTTGGGAGAGTTTAGATTTCCAACCTTTCTTCACATCTACTGCAAGTAATGTCGGCTACACTTGGTGGAGTCACGATGTTGGCGGTCACTTCTTAGGTGTCAAAAATGATGAACTTACATCTCGTTGGGTTCAGTATTCTGTGTTTTCTCCAATATTTAGATTGCATAGTAGCGATAATCCATTTATGTCCAAAGAACCTTGGAACTATAGTGAGCCATTTGAGACAATTATTTCTGAGTCAATGCGTTTGAGACAAAGATTGATTCCTTATCTTTACACAATGAACTATAGGACAGCCTTGGAGAACAAGGCCTTGGTTATGCCAATGTACTACGTTCATCCGGAAAGAAAAGAAGCCTATCACGTGCCAAACGAGTATTATTTCGGTTCTGAATTAATTGCTTGTCCAATAACTAGTCCGATAGATCCAGAAACTCAAGTAGCTAAATTCTCAGTCTGGTTACCAGAAGGTGAGTATTTCGATATCTTTAACCACCGTCACTATGAGGGTGATAAGAATATAAATGTCTATAGAAATATCTATGACGTTCCTGTATTTGCCAAAGCGGGTGCAATTTTGCCATTGGATAATGCAGAGAAATTAGAGAATGGTACTGCTAATCCGGAGAGCTTATTGTTAAAAGTATTCACTGGTGCTGATGGGGAGTTTAATTTAATTGAAGATAATTACGAGTTAATTAATCCAAGTGAGAATGACTATGCTTGTACAGAGATTAAATATACCTATAACGATGGTGTGAATTCAGTTCTATCAGTTGACTTGAGCGGAGATTTTGCTGCAATTCCAGCTAATAGGGATATAACAGTTGAACTAGTTGGTGTGAGAGATACAGATGTGTATTTAAACGGTGAATTATTTACTAATACAGAATATAAAGAAGATAGACAAAGCTTACTAATCAATCTTGGACAGATTGGTAACGAAGCTTTTGAGCTTGTTTTCACTGATAGTAAAATTGCAGAATGCTCAGATGAAATAATATTGGAAGAAGTGTTCAATATTCTGAATAGAATGCAAATCGACTATGAAATGAAGCGTAGAATTCTTAACGAATATAAACGTAACGGTAATAGCAATAAGACCTTGAGCAATCTCTATGCAAGTAATGCAGACAAAAAAGTAATAGATGTTCTAGCAGAATTATTTTATGCAGGGGTTTAG
- a CDS encoding DUF898 family protein has translation MQDNYNTFNNRNSTNNRFYPGYAVNDGVSYFDGGLLQLVILKIIGLLVTVLSLGILMPWAYCRVYSWEASHTVIDGRRLVFTGSAVGLFGQWIKWLLLSFITFGIYGFWVDIKLKQWRTKHTHFRN, from the coding sequence ATGCAAGATAATTACAATACTTTTAATAATAGAAATTCTACAAATAATCGTTTTTATCCAGGATACGCAGTAAATGATGGCGTTTCATATTTTGATGGAGGACTTCTACAACTAGTAATTCTAAAAATTATAGGACTATTAGTTACCGTATTAAGCCTGGGAATATTAATGCCTTGGGCATACTGCAGAGTGTACAGCTGGGAAGCTAGTCATACAGTAATTGATGGCAGAAGATTAGTATTTACTGGAAGTGCGGTCGGTCTATTTGGTCAGTGGATTAAGTGGTTGCTATTGTCCTTTATCACTTTTGGTATTTATGGTTTCTGGGTAGATATTAAATTGAAGCAATGGAGAACTAAACACACTCACTTTAGAAATTAA
- a CDS encoding amidohydrolase family protein, protein MVKKFINAVIYRHPGADEILVEDGKFKAIGTNLGEADEVIDLEGKFVLPPYVDSHLHLDYVYTLSDMAEIGASSGTLFEAIELWPKYKNQRMTIDSVKRLAKKGILDEVSQGTQYIRAQTDVTDPEFKGLKALLELREEMKDIVDIQVVAFPQNGMYAYRTEDGVFGRDLVEEALKMGADVVGGIPHYEPAREFGEKSVHDIVNLAVKYDKLIDSHTDETDDDQARFVELLNALAWMEGIGEKTTASHIVSFGTNNDAYVYRMLDWFKKSGINIVSNPTENAYLQGRHDTSNKFRGITRIKDLTEAGVNVSFGQDSINDAWYPMGSGNLMNVLDNGIHLAQTMSHAEVERAFDYITYNGAKTLHIHNEYGIEEGKRANFIVLDGDSAWDAIRRRVQVLASVRDGEFLFKKKATEFDVALDMDRF, encoded by the coding sequence ATGGTAAAGAAATTTATTAATGCAGTAATTTACAGACATCCAGGAGCTGATGAAATCTTGGTCGAAGACGGTAAATTCAAGGCAATTGGGACTAATCTTGGCGAAGCGGATGAGGTCATTGATTTAGAAGGTAAGTTTGTGTTGCCTCCTTATGTAGACTCACACTTACACTTAGACTACGTATATACACTTAGTGATATGGCAGAGATTGGTGCATCTTCAGGTACTTTGTTCGAAGCTATAGAATTATGGCCAAAATACAAGAATCAAAGAATGACAATTGACAGCGTTAAACGTTTAGCTAAGAAGGGTATTCTTGACGAGGTATCACAAGGTACACAATATATTAGAGCTCAAACAGACGTAACTGATCCAGAATTCAAGGGGCTAAAAGCATTACTAGAGCTTAGAGAAGAGATGAAAGATATAGTAGATATACAAGTCGTTGCTTTCCCACAAAATGGTATGTATGCCTACAGAACTGAAGATGGAGTATTTGGTAGAGATTTAGTTGAAGAAGCATTGAAGATGGGTGCAGACGTTGTCGGTGGTATTCCACACTACGAACCTGCAAGAGAGTTTGGTGAGAAATCTGTTCACGATATTGTTAACTTGGCTGTTAAATATGATAAATTAATCGACTCACATACAGACGAGACAGATGACGATCAAGCTAGATTTGTAGAGTTGCTAAATGCTTTAGCCTGGATGGAAGGTATTGGCGAGAAGACAACTGCTTCACATATAGTTTCATTCGGTACAAACAATGATGCATACGTATATAGAATGCTAGATTGGTTCAAGAAATCTGGAATTAATATTGTTTCTAACCCAACAGAGAACGCATATTTACAAGGACGTCACGATACATCCAATAAGTTCAGAGGTATTACAAGGATCAAGGATTTAACTGAAGCAGGTGTAAACGTATCATTCGGGCAAGATTCCATCAATGACGCTTGGTATCCAATGGGTAGCGGTAACTTGATGAACGTTCTAGACAACGGTATTCACCTAGCTCAAACAATGAGTCATGCGGAGGTAGAGAGAGCCTTTGACTACATTACTTACAATGGTGCGAAGACCTTACATATCCATAATGAATATGGTATCGAAGAAGGCAAGAGAGCTAACTTCATTGTTCTAGATGGTGATAGTGCCTGGGATGCAATTAGAAGAAGAGTTCAAGTATTAGCATCTGTTCGTGATGGTGAATTCTTGTTCAAGAAAAAAGCAACAGAGTTTGATGTAGCTTTGGATATGGATAGATTCTAG